The window AAAACTAAAGAGTAACGGAAGCAAGTGATTGAGTTCAGTAGTTCCTCATATATAATTATTGACTCTAGAGATATAGTAATATGGAGAAGACAAAATTATTTCAAGCATCTACAGGACTGGAAGCGCCCCTCTTCTTTCAAAGAAAGGAGGACGGGTGATTCACATTTCATTTGCAGGTCAGAGGCGAATTGAAAGTTAAGCAGTGGGAATTCTAAAGATTCCCTGGGGGAAAAATAGAGATGTCTCCTACATTACCCATAATATGTGGAAGTATCAACGTAATTTCATAGAGTCATTCGATCTGAATGCTACATGAAGAACATAAGCCAAATGATGGAACGGGAAGACCCAGGATGGAGAAGATCATAACATGAGTGATTCGGTAGATTTGGATTCATATATCTATCCACCCATGTGGTACTTCATTCTATGATATATATAAGATCCATCTGTATAGATATCATCATCTACATCCAGAAAGCCATATGCTTTGAAATAAGCTTGTACAGTTTGGGAAGGGGTTTTGATTGATCAAAAGAAGAATAACTTCAACCGATATGCCTTTAAGCATGACCATACATAACATAGAAATCACACTTGGAAAGGGTGGACAATTAGCTAGAGCAGCGGGTGCTGTAGCGAAACTGATTGCAAAAGAGGGGAAATCAACAATATTAAAATTACCTTCTAGGGTGGTCCGTTTGATAACCAAAAACTGCTCAGCAACAGTCGGACAAGTGGGGAATGTTGGGGTGAACCAGAAAGGTTTGGGTAGAGCTAGATCTAAGCATTGGCTAGGCAAGCGTTCTGTAGTAAGAGAAGTAGTTATGAACCCTGTAGACCATCCCCATGGGGCTGGTGAAGGGAGAGCCCCAATTGGTTGAAAAAAAACTCAAAACCCCTTGGGGTTATCCTACACTTGGAAGAAAAAGTAGAAAAAGGAATAAATGTAGTGATAATTTGATTCTTCGTCACCGTAGTAAATAGGAGAGAAAATCAAATTTAATTCTTTGCTTTTACAAAATCTTGAAAAAAAATGGAGTAAGCTTGTGACACGTTCACTAAAGAAAATCCCTTTGTAGCCAATCATTTATCTAACTTTTATGAATTATGGGCGAACGACGGGAATTGAACCCGCGCATGGTGGATTCATAACCCGTGTCTTCATCCACTTGGCTACACAAGCCCCCTTGCGTACTTACATTTCATTTTTACATTATTTAAATCCGAAAACAAAAGATTAAAGTTCAAAACTATCTCTTCTTTATTATTTCAAAGATAAGAATATGAAGTCAAAATTAGATTTTTcttagaaatgaaataaaaaagataTAGTAACATTAGCAACAAAGAGGAACAAGTTATATTTCTACAATTTAAAATAAATACAAAATCAAAATAGAATACTCAATCATGAATAAATGCAGGAAAATACCCTCTCCTTCTTTTTCTATAATGTAAACCAAAAAGTCTATATAAGTAAAATAATCGtaaattaataatataaaaagaaaggaGCAATAGCACCTTCTTGATAGAACAAGACAATGATAATTGCTCCTTTCTTTTCAAAACCTCCTATAAACTAGACTGGGATCTTATCCATTTGTCGATAGAGCTTCGATAGCAGCTAGGTCTAGAGGAAAGTTATGAGCATTACGTTCATGCATAACTTCCATACCAAGGTTAGCACGGTTAATGATATCAGCCCAAGTGTTAATTACACGACCTTGACTGTCAACTACAGATTGGTTGAAATTGAAACCATTTAGGGTGAAAGCCACAGTGTTGATACCTAAAGCGATAAACTAGATACCTACTACAGGCCAAGGAGCTAGGAAGAAGTGTAATGAACGAGAGTTGTTGAAACTAGCATATTGGAAGATCAATCAACCAAAATAACGATGAGCGGCTACGATATTATAAGTTTCTTCCTCTTGACCGAATATGTAACCTTTATTAGAAAATTCATTTTCTGTGGTTTCCCTGATCAAACTAGAGGTTACCAAGGAACCATGCATATCACTGAATAGGGAGCCGCCGAATACACCAGCTACGCCTAATATGTGAAATGGGTGCATAAGGATGTTGTGCTCAGCCTGGAATACAATTATGAAATTGAAAGTACCAGAGATTCCTAGAGGCATACCATCAGAAAAACTTCCTTGACCGATTGGGTAGATAAAGAAAATTGTGGTAGCAGCTGCAACAGGAGACGAATATGCAACAGCAATCCAAGGTCGCATACCCAGACAGAAACTAAGCACCCACTCACGGCCCATGTGATACAATAAAGGAAATAAAAAGGATAAGAAAATGACAAGAAAAACAAAGGATAACTAgattgacacaactaaagacacAATTTGACAACCAAAGTTCTATAATAACTAAGACCTTCAAATTGTAATCAATAGAGCACCAAACTcctaggatgacctcaagggacttgtgatcccaagcaaccaatcctctcaacaaggtTCCCAATCAAAAGCTTCACAAGCTCTCTACTCTCAATGAGTTTAGTAATTTAAATATTCATCCAAATCTACCCTAG is drawn from Lycium barbarum isolate Lr01 chromosome 8, ASM1917538v2, whole genome shotgun sequence and contains these coding sequences:
- the LOC132606026 gene encoding photosystem II protein D1-like — protein: MTPILERCESESLWGRFCNWITSTENCLYIGWFGMLMIPTLLMANSIFIISFIAAPPVDIDGIREPVSGSLLYGNNIISGAIIPTSAAIGLHFYPIWEAASIDEWLYNGGPYELIVLHFLLGVACYMGREWVLSFCLGMRPWIAVAYSSPVAAATTIFFIYPIGQGSFSDGMPLGISGTFNFIIVFQAEHNILMHPFHILGVAGVFGGSLFSDMHGSLVTSSLIRETTENEFSNKGYIFGQEEETYNIVAAHRINTVAFTLNGFNFNQSVVDSQGRVINTWADIINRANLGMEVMHERNAHNFPLDLAAIEALSTNG